From Ammospiza caudacuta isolate bAmmCau1 chromosome 31, bAmmCau1.pri, whole genome shotgun sequence, one genomic window encodes:
- the LOC131569703 gene encoding keratin, type II cytoskeletal 8-like — MRRYFSGYGDRSFSSSSAHCGTLGGGDGRFGGFGHGYGSRSLHNLGGFRNVYTHGGYGGEGAGVLRGIEEVHVDTNLLRPIRLQVDPEFQRVRSDEREQIKALNNKFASFIEKVQCLERQNQALLAKWELLQQQSSGPEESRNINSFFQAYITNLQRQLETLQSQKEQLDPEAYNMLQLVEDYKNRFEDEINKRTSKEEEFVELKKELDSAYMGKMEFDIRADILRQELEFLRCLYEAELSQLQTVAGNVDVVLSMDNHRDLNMDGIIEEVRREYEGIAHRSTAEVDAMYRGRYQDLQNMWVSQQEQLRNSHQEIQELARRIQRLQPETEIARKRNSSLQDSIKDAEHRGSSAVRDGQKKLEELENALQQAKDDLSQLVRDYQELLNVKLGLDIEIAMYRSLLEEEENRIQEGSPATICVIDHNARASGVFGGIKSGKGIMSSGGSSASRTKGPVTGGGKGGSSGGGGSSLGGGGSISGGGKGSGCGGGRSSGSGGSMSKGGSSSGGWGSSSGGGGSMSGGGKGSGSGGGSSGSGGSICGSGGSSGSGGSICGGGGSSGGGGSMSKGGSSSGGEAAAPEGGDPALVVVVPCLEVEKAQYLEEEEAQAVEAPSVEVEEVQVVEVPCPRVAVALEGGGPALVVVVPCLEVEKAQYLEEEAQAVEAPSVEVEEVQVVEVPCPRVAVALEGGGPALVVVGPCLEEEKAQYLEEEAQAVEAPSVEVEEAQAVEVPCPREAAAPEGGDPALVVVVPCLEVEKAQYLEEEEAQAVEAPSVEVEEVQVVEVPCPREAAAPEGGDPALVVVVPCLEVEKAQYLEEEVLAVVVPCPEVGRAPVVRDLAPVAADAAPKVEA; from the exons ATGAGACGATATTTCTCTGGATATGGGGACAGGAGTTTCAGTTCTTCTTCTGCTCACTGCGGGACCTTGGGTGGTGGAGATGGGAGATTCGGAGGGTTTGGGCATGGGTatggcagcaggagcctccACAACCTTGGAGGGTTCAGGAATGTCTATACTCATGGAGGCTACGGAGGAGAAGGA GCTGGAGTTCTCCGAGGCATTGAGGAGGTCCATGTGGACACCAACTTGCTGAGGCCAATACGGCTCCAGGTGGACCCCGAGTTCCAGCGAGTGCGCTCGGATGAGAGGGAGCAGATCAAAGCTCTCAACAACAAATTTGCTTCATTCATCGAGAAG GTTCAGTGTCTGGAGCGGCAGAATCAAGCACTCTTGGCCAAGTGGGAacttctgcagcagcaaagctctggccctgaggagagcaggaacatcAACAGCTTCTTCCAGGCCTACATCACCAACCTGCAGCGGCAGCTCGAGACGCTCCAGAGCcagaaggagcagctggatCCTGAGGCCTACAACATGCTCCAGCTTGTTGAGGATTATAAAAACAG ATTCGAGGATGAGATCAACAAACGCACATCCAAGGAGGAGGAGTTTGTGGAGCTTAAAAAG gAACTGGATAGTGCCTACATGGGAAAAATGGAGTTTGACATCCGAGCGGATAtcctgaggcaggagctggagttcCTCCGGTGTTTATATGAAGCT gagctgtcccagctgcaaaCGGTTGCTGGGAACGTTGATGTTGTTCTGTCCATGGACAACCACAGGGACTTGAACATGGATGGGATCATCGAGGAGGTCAGGCGGGAATACGAGGggatagcccacaggagcaCGGCTGAAGTGGATGCCATGTACCGGGGCAGG TACCAGGACCTGCAGAACATGTGGGTGAGTCAacaagagcagctgaggaacaGTCACCAGGAAATCCAGGAACTTGCCAGGCGCATCCAAAGACTCCAACCAGAAACTGAAATTGCAAGGAAAAGG AATTCCAGCCTCCAGGACTCCATTAAAGATGCTGAGCACCGTGGGAGCTCGGCCGTCAGGGATGGCCAGAAAAAGCTAGAGGAGCTGGAAAATGCCCTCCAACAGGCCAAGGATGACCTTTCTCAGCTTGTCCGTGATTACCAGGAGCTCCTGAATGTGAAGCTGGGCCTGGACATTGAGATCGCCATGTATCGCTCACTccttgaggaggaggagaacag AATCCAGGAAGGATCACCGGCCACGATAT GTGTCATTGACCACAATGCCAGAGCTTCTGGAGTCTTTGGAGGCATAAAAAGTGGGAAGGGGATAATGAGTTCTGGTGGTAGCAGTGCGAGCAGAACGAAAGGGCCAGTCACTGGAGGGGGAAAAGGTGGAAGCTCTGGAGGAGGTGGATCCAGCTTAGGTGGGGGTGGTTCCATCTCTGGTGGTGGAAAAGGCTCAGGATGTGGAGGAGGGAGAAGCTCAGGCAGTGGAGGTTCCATGTCCAagggtggcagcagctccgGAGGGTGGGGGTCCAGCTCTGGTGGTGGTGGTTCCATGTCTGGAGGTGGAAAAGGCTCAGGATCTGGAGGAGGAAGCTCAGGCAGTGGAGGCTCCATCTGTGGAAGTGGAGGAAGCTCAGGCAGTGGAGGCTCCATCTGTGGAGGTGGAGGAAGTTCAGGTGGTGGAGGTTCCATGTCCAagggtggcagcagctccgGAGG ggaggcagcagctccggAGGGTGGGGATCCAGCTCTGGTGGTGGTGGTTCCATGTCTGGAGGTGGAAAAGGCTCAGtatctggaggaggaggaagctcagGCAGTGGAGGCTCCATCTGTGGAGGTGGAGGAAGTTCAGGTGGTGGAGGTTCCATGTCCAAGGGTGGCAGTAGCTCTGGAGGGTGGGGGTCCAGCTCTGGTGGTGGTGGTTCCATGTCTGGAGGTGGAAAAGGCTCAGTATCTGGAGGAGGAAGCTCAGGCAGTGGAGGCTCCATCTGTGGAGGTGGAGGAAGTTCAGGTGGTGGAGGTTCCATGTCCAAGGGTGGCAGTAGCTCTGGAGGGTGGGGGTCCAGCTCTGGTGGTGGTGGGTCCATgtctggaggaggaaaaggctCAGTATCTGGAGGAGGAAGCTCAGGCAGTGGAGGCTCCATCTGTGGAGGTGGAGGAAGCTCAGGCAGTGGAGGTTCCATGTCcaagggaggcagcagctccggAGGGTGGGGATCCAGCTCTGGTGGTGGTGGTTCCATGTCTGGAGGTGGAAAAGGCTCAGtatctggaggaggaggaagctcagGCAGTGGAGGCTCCATCTGTGGAGGTGGAGGAAGTTCAGGTGGTGGAGGTTCCATGTCcaagggaggcagcagctccggAGGGTGGGGATCCAGCTCTGGTGGTGGTGGTTCCATGTCTGGAGGTGGAAAAGGCTCAGTATCTGGAGGAGGAAGTTCTGGCAGTTGTGGTTCCATGTCCGGAGGTGGGCAGAGCTCCGGTGGTCAGGGATCTGGCTCCAGTAGCAGCAGATGCAGCTCCCAAAGTGGAGGCATGA